From one Candidatus Zixiibacteriota bacterium genomic stretch:
- a CDS encoding nucleotidyltransferase domain-containing protein, giving the protein MIEKLFSSKTRVEILKLFLFNPDNSFYQRQISVLSHQPIRGVQREVEKLQYLGLIEKSIKGNRIYYQVNKKCPILGELKSIFFKSEGIADILKEGLKNTDDIKIAFIYGSYAKGKENLLSDIDLMVIGNITSKELSGILSKPKRDLGRIINYAIFNPQEIKERIKQKDHFLNSVLKDKIIFIVGNEDELKTIIKSG; this is encoded by the coding sequence GTGATAGAGAAGCTTTTTTCTTCAAAGACACGGGTTGAGATTTTGAAATTGTTTTTGTTTAATCCTGATAATAGTTTCTATCAAAGACAAATTTCTGTGCTTTCCCATCAACCAATAAGGGGTGTTCAAAGAGAGGTTGAAAAACTCCAATATCTTGGACTGATTGAAAAATCTATTAAAGGAAATCGCATCTACTACCAAGTAAATAAAAAATGCCCCATTTTGGGAGAGTTAAAATCAATTTTCTTTAAAAGCGAAGGTATCGCAGATATCTTGAAAGAGGGTCTTAAAAATACAGATGATATTAAAATCGCTTTCATCTATGGCTCTTATGCAAAGGGCAAAGAAAATCTATTGAGTGATATTGACTTAATGGTTATTGGAAATATCACCTCTAAAGAACTCTCAGGTATTCTTAGTAAGCCAAAAAGGGATTTAGGTAGAATAATTAATTATGCAATATTTAATCCCCAGGAAATCAAAGAAAGAATAAAACAGAAGGACCATTTTTTGAATTCTGTTCTGAAGGATAAGATAATATTTATCGTTGGAAACGAGGATGAACTTAAAACAATTATTAAATCAGGGTAG